A stretch of the Candidatus Jettenia sp. AMX2 genome encodes the following:
- a CDS encoding ammonia-forming cytochrome c nitrite reductase subunit c552 has protein sequence MENGNQRNRKVIYLLLVAVVTTATVGVVLLLENISRRKREAQERVFRVVEITEYTIDPAIWGKNFPRQYDGYLRTVDIERTRHGGSEAFDKLEETPVWRTIFKGYAFSVDYREERGHAYMLSDQDITERIKIVQQPGACLHCHSSVLPAYLEAAKNAGMTEDDARRQEQIMKGFEIVCAMPYQEARRMVSHPVSCVDCHDPETIQIRVTRPGFLNAIQALAKSDYPLPHLPSIERWRKNGRKGEYDVNTMATRQEMRSFACGQCHVEYYFQGEGKLLVYPWQKGLGMEEIENYYNETSFRDWIHEDTGAPVLKAQHPEFEMWSQGIHARSGVACADCHMPYKREGAIKISDHHVRSPLLNIANACQTCHHYSEKELKERAETIQNRTKALMNRAEEAVIGLILDLQKAREFGIPDGQLKTAQDLHRKAQWRLDFVAAENSMGFHAPQEAARILGEAIDYARQGQIEVTKLPVTAQ, from the coding sequence ATGGAAAACGGAAACCAGAGAAACCGGAAAGTTATTTACCTTCTCCTTGTTGCCGTAGTTACAACCGCAACGGTAGGGGTTGTATTGCTTCTTGAAAATATTAGCCGGCGGAAAAGAGAGGCGCAAGAACGTGTATTTCGTGTTGTGGAAATAACCGAATACACAATCGATCCGGCTATCTGGGGGAAAAATTTCCCGCGACAATATGATGGATATCTCCGGACAGTCGATATTGAACGGACCAGGCATGGCGGAAGTGAAGCCTTTGATAAGCTGGAAGAAACGCCTGTCTGGCGTACCATCTTTAAAGGATATGCCTTCAGTGTGGATTATCGCGAGGAAAGAGGCCATGCCTACATGCTGTCGGATCAGGATATAACAGAACGTATCAAAATAGTTCAGCAACCGGGAGCGTGCCTGCACTGCCACTCATCTGTTCTTCCTGCCTATCTGGAGGCAGCAAAAAATGCCGGTATGACTGAAGATGATGCCCGCCGGCAGGAACAGATCATGAAAGGCTTTGAAATCGTTTGTGCCATGCCCTATCAGGAAGCCCGCAGGATGGTTTCCCACCCTGTATCCTGCGTAGATTGTCATGATCCGGAAACGATACAAATACGGGTAACCCGCCCCGGCTTTCTCAACGCAATTCAGGCACTGGCCAAATCTGATTACCCGCTACCACACTTACCGAGCATTGAGCGATGGCGTAAAAACGGACGAAAAGGAGAGTATGACGTTAATACCATGGCAACACGGCAGGAAATGCGGTCATTCGCCTGCGGCCAGTGCCACGTGGAATACTATTTTCAAGGTGAAGGCAAACTTCTGGTTTATCCGTGGCAGAAGGGACTGGGGATGGAAGAGATTGAAAACTATTATAACGAAACATCCTTTCGTGATTGGATTCACGAAGACACCGGTGCACCAGTACTAAAAGCACAACATCCTGAATTTGAGATGTGGAGTCAGGGAATTCATGCACGCAGCGGTGTTGCATGTGCAGACTGCCATATGCCTTATAAGCGCGAAGGTGCAATCAAAATCAGCGATCACCATGTACGGAGTCCGCTGCTGAACATAGCCAATGCATGTCAAACATGTCATCACTATAGCGAAAAGGAACTTAAGGAACGTGCAGAAACGATTCAGAACCGTACCAAAGCATTAATGAACCGTGCAGAAGAAGCAGTCATCGGCCTTATTCTGGATTTGCAAAAGGCAAGGGAGTTTGGCATTCCTGACGGACAACTGAAAACAGCGCAGGATCTGCACCGGAAAGCACAATGGCGGCTGGATTTCGTTGCAGCAGAAAATTCAATGGGTTTCCATGCCCCGCAGGAAGCTGCACGTATTCTTGGAGAGGCGATTGACTATGCACGGCAAGGCCAAATCGAGGTAACGAAACTGCCGGTTACTGCACAATGA
- the nth gene encoding endonuclease III, giving the protein MSEERVKKILSLLEKAYPDARIYLTYRNPLELLVATILSAQCTDERVNKVTEKLFQKYRTVQEYAHAKQDVFEQEIRSTGFYKNKAKNIIACCALLAGRFGGKVPDTMEDLLVLPGVGRKTANVLLGNVFGQQAIAVDTHVFRVALRLELAKSNDPDKVEQELCSIIPHGKWTKACHVLGTHGRRTCIARKPLCRICVVEKWCRSPDKTYRSI; this is encoded by the coding sequence ATGTCAGAAGAACGTGTAAAAAAGATACTGTCACTCCTTGAAAAGGCATATCCCGATGCAAGGATATATCTCACTTACCGGAACCCTTTGGAATTACTTGTTGCTACCATACTTTCTGCACAATGTACTGATGAGCGGGTTAACAAGGTGACAGAAAAATTATTTCAGAAATACAGGACGGTGCAGGAATATGCACATGCAAAACAGGATGTCTTTGAGCAGGAGATTCGTTCTACCGGTTTCTACAAAAATAAGGCAAAGAATATTATCGCTTGTTGTGCTCTGTTAGCAGGGCGATTCGGTGGAAAGGTTCCCGATACGATGGAGGATCTTCTCGTCCTGCCAGGGGTAGGGAGGAAGACGGCTAACGTATTATTAGGGAATGTATTTGGACAACAGGCCATTGCTGTGGATACACATGTTTTTCGTGTTGCCCTGCGACTGGAATTGGCAAAATCCAACGATCCTGATAAGGTTGAGCAGGAGTTATGCAGCATTATACCTCACGGGAAGTGGACAAAGGCATGTCATGTGCTTGGAACGCATGGTCGCCGTACCTGCATTGCAAGGAAACCACTCTGCAGGATATGTGTTGTGGAAAAATGGTGCAGGTCACCGGATAAAACATACCGTAGCATATGA
- the argS gene encoding arginine--tRNA ligase: MDYFIKSILSLLKDNTNLQEDELEKLIEIPPSSKMGDYAFPCYSLSKILQKPPNTVAEELAVTIHPVSPITEIRAVGSYVNFFVDKAIFAMLVMKRIHEEGDAYGRADTGRGKTVVVDYSSPNIAKHLAVHHLRSALIGSAICQIYKTLGYNCVGINHLGDWGTQFGQLIVAYKRWGDENAGKSYTVTDLNNLYVRFHQETEKNPALEDEARDWFKRLEANDPEAKGLWQRFKDISLKEFQKIYDMLGIHFDACIGESFYNTMVEDTIRRIKEKGLATMSEDALIVDLEPYNMPPCLLRKKDDTTLYATRDIAAAEYRMKRYQFDKMVYVVGSEQKLHFKQVFKVLELMGYEWTNRCVHADFGLMKFKDGKMSTRKGRVVLLEDLLHEAVERVKKIIGEKNPSLENKDTVAKEVGIGAVIFADLSTRRNKDVIFDWEAVLNFEGETGPYVQYTHARLCSILRKYDKPVATEIDYELLKEDETFALIRNLSQFPSVILKAAAFYEPFLISGYLVDVCGSLNRFYNTHRVLSDNEELTKARILLTDSTRQVIRNCLCILGMHHPERM, encoded by the coding sequence ATGGATTATTTTATAAAAAGTATTTTATCTTTATTAAAAGACAATACAAACCTTCAGGAAGATGAGTTAGAAAAACTTATCGAAATACCCCCTTCCTCCAAAATGGGTGATTACGCATTTCCCTGTTACTCCCTCTCAAAAATACTGCAAAAACCGCCAAACACGGTTGCTGAAGAGTTAGCCGTGACTATACATCCTGTAAGCCCGATTACAGAGATACGGGCCGTTGGTTCTTACGTAAATTTCTTTGTGGATAAAGCAATATTCGCAATGTTAGTAATGAAACGAATCCACGAAGAGGGGGATGCTTATGGCCGTGCTGATACAGGCAGGGGGAAAACGGTAGTTGTTGATTATTCCTCACCCAACATTGCCAAACATCTTGCTGTCCATCATCTCCGTTCTGCATTGATCGGAAGTGCAATTTGCCAAATCTATAAAACCCTGGGGTATAATTGTGTCGGGATTAATCACCTTGGTGACTGGGGAACACAGTTCGGACAACTGATTGTTGCTTATAAACGATGGGGAGATGAAAATGCCGGCAAATCTTATACGGTTACTGACCTGAATAATCTTTATGTAAGATTTCATCAGGAAACAGAAAAGAACCCTGCTTTGGAAGACGAGGCAAGAGATTGGTTTAAAAGACTGGAAGCCAATGACCCCGAAGCAAAAGGGTTGTGGCAACGATTCAAGGACATTAGTTTAAAAGAATTCCAGAAGATTTACGATATGCTGGGGATACATTTTGATGCATGTATTGGCGAGAGTTTTTATAATACGATGGTGGAGGACACGATAAGGAGGATTAAGGAAAAGGGGCTGGCGACGATGAGTGAAGACGCATTAATTGTTGATCTGGAACCTTACAACATGCCGCCGTGCCTTTTGCGTAAAAAAGATGATACTACTCTTTATGCCACCCGTGATATTGCTGCTGCTGAATATCGTATGAAAAGGTATCAGTTTGATAAAATGGTTTACGTTGTCGGCTCCGAGCAAAAGTTACATTTTAAACAAGTCTTTAAGGTTCTGGAATTGATGGGATATGAATGGACAAACCGTTGTGTGCATGCGGATTTCGGCCTCATGAAGTTTAAAGATGGCAAAATGTCTACCCGTAAAGGCAGGGTTGTTTTGCTGGAAGACTTGTTACATGAAGCTGTGGAGCGTGTGAAAAAAATCATAGGAGAAAAAAATCCGTCCCTGGAAAATAAAGATACCGTAGCGAAAGAGGTAGGCATCGGTGCTGTTATCTTTGCCGATTTAAGTACCAGACGTAACAAGGATGTGATTTTTGACTGGGAGGCAGTCCTGAATTTTGAAGGAGAAACGGGTCCTTATGTACAGTATACCCATGCCCGTCTTTGCAGTATCCTGAGAAAATATGACAAACCTGTAGCAACAGAGATAGACTATGAACTGTTGAAGGAGGACGAGACATTTGCCCTTATAAGGAATTTGTCACAATTTCCCTCCGTTATTCTGAAGGCTGCGGCGTTTTATGAACCTTTCCTGATTTCCGGTTATCTTGTTGATGTTTGTGGCAGTCTTAACCGGTTTTATAATACCCACCGTGTTTTATCCGATAATGAAGAACTGACAAAGGCGAGGATATTGCTGACAGATTCTACCAGGCAAGTAATAAGAAACTGTCTTTGTATTCTCGGGATGCACCATCCTGAACGAATGTAA